Below is a genomic region from Oligoflexia bacterium.
CTCAATATCTTCCGCTGTTTTGCTCATTTCAGGTACGAAATTCTCTCTGAGCTTTATGAGTTTGCCAAAATTAAATTGTTTCTTCTGTAGCAGATAAAAGAGCTCTGGTTTTTTCACTTCGCCTTGCACGAGCTGATCTTCGAAATCTACGTTTGTGCGTTTTTGTTTTTGAGCTGGAGAGTTTTGAGCCAAAGCAAGTTCTGCCTGCCACACAAGTAAAGTGAGACCGAACGTAATTGCTAACAACCAGTGAAATGTCTTGATTGCAAGACTCTTCAATCGGAAGACTCCTTTTCCGTACTGCTCTTCGAAGCAGTTTCGGCCTTCTTGGCCAGCTGATTTACCTTGTCCAGTATAGCAGAGTCATTAGAAGCTAAACGTATTTTGTTCAAAAATTTCAAAGCTTTCTTTGGGCGATTCATATGCTCGACCAATAGCACTGAATAATTGAGTAGGACTGTTGAATTGTTTTCATCTTTAGCCACCGCTCTTTCATAGGTGTCGATGGCTTGTTCAAATTTTCCAGTATGGGTGAGGGCGATGCCCAAGTTATTAAGTGTATCTAGACTTTTGTCGCCGTTATCAACTGCAGCTTGAAGTTCTATTGCTGCATTTGGATAATTTCTATTTTGCAAATAGATGTTACCCAGATTTGCATGAGCAGCGCGGTTGGTTCCGTCGATTTCAACAGCTCGCTTAAATCGACTCAATGCAGAACGCAAATTGTCTGTGCGAAATTCAACAAGCCCCAAATTGTTTAATACCGAAGTGTTATTAGGATCTTTCGCTAAAACCTTATTAAAAAGTAGCCGCGCTAAATCGTAACGCCCTTGTTCAATGGCCATAATGCCAAGAGCATTGATTACTTTTAGATCATTGGGATTAATTGCCAGAATTTCTGCCGCCACTTCTTGAGCTACGCGATAATTTTTAGAGAGCCTCGCATCATTAAATTTTTTGTAATATTCAGCCATTGTGCTTTGGGGCACCGGAGCTTTTTCAGAATTTTCGCTCAATTCTGGAGATGAAGGGGCATCATCTTCGTCATCTTCATCACCACTTTGATTTGCCACAGATTTTGATGTATCAGTTTCTTTTTTTGCGCCACTTGAACAGCCGAACAGAGAAAGAGTGAGCGCGCATGAGAGAAGAATCACTAAGTATTTTATCACATAATCCCCATGTCATCTGACTTGTTGCCATGAAACATGATTTCTTTTGGCGCTGAATACCGATCAGGCTGGTATTCTCCCATCTTGCTCAATGACAGTTTAGTCCATTTATTATAAAAATTTATTTCAAAACTTTTATTGATGGCAGCTGTATAATTCTCAACAGCCTTTTGTTTTAACGGCTCAGCAACACCATCAATACCTTTTTTGTACGCGCCTTCTTCTTCTTTATTAAGGCCCGCTGGAATTGCTGTATTCCAAACAGCTTTACTCATGTGCTCATAGGCTTGACCAAGACGAGTAAGTGAGGCGATTACCATATTGCCCTCATCGTACTTAATAACTTCAGCTAAATGTGTGCTGAGTTTTGTAAGGAGTCCTAGTTTTTCTTTAATGGCCTGACCCTGTTTTTGCGGATTAGCCGGAATTCGAATTGAAACAAAGTCGTTATAGACACGCTCTGTAAGCCTAAACTTTGCTTCAGCTGCCCAAACTTGACCTGCACCCTTACTTTTCTCTGAAAGTGCATGCCCCACAGCGACAGTACGTTGATAGCCTTTTTCAGCTTCTGGAATTTTATTTAATTTAAAATTGATATCAGCAATTTTAAAATTTGCTTCAACAACTTTTTCAGGGTCATTTCCGCCTTCTTTAAGATAGCGCTCATAACCCGCTTGAGCTAGCTTTAGGCGATTTAATTTTTCATTAATACTAGCAATAGTAAAAAGTGCTAAAGTGCGATCACGTCGTCGACTTTTTTCATAATATTTTTCATAGTTAACAATAGCACGACCAAATTCTTTCTGACCTTCCCAGAAAATAGCAGAGTTGTGGTAGAGATCAGGCGTCACTTTATCATTGGGGTTTTCCTTGGCGTATTTTTCATACTGAACCGCAGCTTTTTCATATTGAGCTGTTTGTTCATAAAGTTTCCCCAAGAGTAAAATACTTTTTTGATAAAGTTTTTCATTCCCCTTTGACGGAGTTCGACCCGCACGGGAATAAAAACCAATAGCTTGAGGAATTTTATGCGCTCGTTCATAGTTTACACCGGCGTTAAATATCGCAGAGAACGCCAAGGAGCTCTTAGGATTATTACGAGCAAACTCTGCAAACGAGTTAGCACTTGCCTCGTAGTTCTTTGCAACTTCAAGATCTTGTGCTTTTTTGAAACTAACTTTTTCTACAACATCTTTAACATCAGCAGTAAAACCTTGTTGCGCGAGATCTTTATTACGAATGAGCTGATTCCCCTCTCGCGCTAAACCGTCATAATCTTTGCGTAAATTATAAATATCTAAAATGAGATTTGCAGAATAAACAGCAAATGGTGTTCGAGGATGTTGAGCAACAACCAACTTAAAGTTTTTCAATGCATCGTCGAGATGATTATAAGAATAATGCAATCTACCCACTTTAAACTTAACATCGACAACCTTGTCACCCTTAGGAAAAGTCGTTATGTAATATTCGGCAGCACTAACAAATGCATTTTCTATTTCTCCAAAAGGTACAGACTCAAGTGAGTTCCCAACGATTTGCTTCACTTGTTCATCAGACTTCAAACTTTTTTCAAGAGAAAGGAGTGAGTTAAGTACGGCTGGTTGGAAATATTTCCCCCGTGGATCTTTTTCTGCAACAATGCGGTATTGTTTTCCAGCATTATCAAAATCACCCAATGCAAAAAGTAATTCTGCATAGAAGAAATGCATTTCAGTGCTTTTTACTCCTTCAGTAAACTTATTTAAATATAATTGATAAGCTTCTTTAACCAAGTGCATGTCTTGTTTACGCTGGCTATTTTGCGCATTTCGGTGCAATTGAAGTGTGTAATTTCTTAAAGCCATTTCACGAAGAATATTTGAATCTTCAATCAACTTTGGATTGTTTGCGTTTGCACGCCCCCAAGTACTATCGACACTATATCGATCTACCCAGTTATAAAGTTCATCACGATAGACTTTTTGGTTCTTGCTCGTCGCAAAGTTTGTGACGATTTGATATTGATAATCAAATGCTTTAGGAGCAATAGGATTATGTTCTAGAAGTTGTTTGAATACAAATTGAGCTTGTTCTTTACGACCCGTATCACTGTAAAGATAAGCTAATTTTTCAAGCATGATCCAAACAGCTTTTTCTCCACCGAGTTGATAAAAATACTGCCTTGAACTCTGATAATTTCCTACATCGACATAAAATAGTACCGCGTCTTTTAGCGCTTCACTACCAAGTCGAATTTTACTTACGGCACGACGCCCTTCAACTTTCTCTAGATCAGTAGGCGCTCGGCTTTGCTTGATAACTTGCTCAAGAGTCTTTAAACCTTGCCCGACACGGCCCATACGGTATTGACACCAAGCGATTTTATAATTTGCAAATGTGTATAACCTGGCTCGTGGATTTTTTAAAAGATCAGTGTAAGATTTTAATGCATCAGCCCATTTGTCATTATCAAAATAGTATTCACCCAGAGCAAAATAGGCCTCACTTACGTAGGAAGAATTTGGATATTCTTTTGTAAGTCGTTGATAAAAGCCAACGCCTTTTTTAATTTGATCCATTTCCATGTGATTGTAGCCCAAGAAAAATAAAGCCTGGTCAACCTTTGGATCATTGGGGAAATCTCTTAAAAACCATTCGTAAAGTTTAATTGCCTTTAAATTGTAATCTCGTGAAGGAGTTAAATTCAGTCGTGGTTTACTAATCTTTTTTGCTAAATAGGCATTGAGTTGTTCATCATAGGTCTTTTGAATACGATATTCGATGTATTTAGCTTTCTCGACGTATAACTCGGCAAGCCTTAACCAGAGTTCACCGCGGTTTTTACTTTTAGCGTATTTTCGCGTGAGCTTATACAGCTCGTTTATACCTTGATCAGTAATTTGTTCTAAACGCTCATCGTCACTTCCGGCTTCTTTAAAGAGCTCACTACTTTTTGGAGGCTTGACTTCAAATAGTGGCATATTTGAAGTATTTGTTTTTTGCACATCAGGCAAAGCTAAGGTTTGTTTTTTGATACTGAGATTTTGTGCACCTCGACTTTTTGTATCAATATCTTCTAGCATATCCCCAACAGTTTTTTTCTTTGCTGGTAAAGATTTTGTAACCTTTGCGGCTTTACCAACTGACTTCTTTGATTTATTAACTTTTGCAAACAGCGAGGGAGACGCTGTGAGCACTGCTGTTAAAACTAGTAATTTTAGAAAAGTGGATTTCATTTCTTACTCACAACCTTGCGTTCCTAGAAAGTGATAATTCCCAATTTCATCGAGCCAGTACTCACCACGAAATGGCCAATACTCATAACCATTTTGAATATAAAAATCGCGATCCTTGTTATCATCTACTTGGCTACTCACAAGACCTTTGCCTTGGATTTTCTTTTTTAATTGTTCTTTTTTGCCATTAATCATTTCGTATCGTGCAAAATTATATTGCTCAAAAAGATCTGACAATTCCTGTCGCATAGAAACCATATGTGACCTTGCGATCTCGCCAGCTAGTTTCACACTTGTATTTATGCGACCTTTTAGAAGTTCGTTTGCATAAATTCCAACAGCAGAACGTCTCCAGCTAACAGGCATCTTATTTGCGATGTCTTGTTCTGCTCTTATTTTTACAATGTAGGCATAGATATGTTTAAAATCACCTTCGCGTACGATATCTCGTGAAACCAAGAATGGAACCTTCAATGCCTTACGAGCAGCAGGGTCACCTTTTAGTTGATCAAAATTCTTAATCACACGCTCTACTTCATTGAAATAACTTATTGGATCAGTATTTCCTTGCGTGAAATCTTCCAAGCCATTTTGTACAGGTTGGTAGATTTTTTCAAACAGGCCTAAGGTTTTTTCCATTTCATCATATCGACAGATATAGAGATAAACGATTCCACGTAACAAAATTGATTCAGGTAAATAGTAGTCTTCATAAAAAGGTGAGTGCAGTGAATGAAGATTACTTAATACTGATCTAAATTGTGCCGCACGCATATGTGCCCAACTAGATTCAAAAAGTGCATCATGCCACAAGACAGTGTCACGGGGAATTTTTCGGTATATATCAATAGCTTGATCCCATTTATGAGATTGATAATAAATGCGCGCCATACCCATTAGCCCGGCAACACGATCAGTATCAGTGATGCCTTTGTCCGCGCGATTAGCTACTAAATTAGAAAACGATTTTAATGCACCATTTAAATCATTTTGCTTAACGTATGAAAGCCCTTCTAGATACTTTGCTTTTGGATAAAAAGCTGAGCTTGCAGGAACGCGCGAAAAATTATCCGCTGCTTTATCCCATTGATTTTTGCGTTGATAATATTCACCAAACCTAAAACGCAGCATGTCTTGACTGGCAACTGGAAATTCATCGATATTTACTTTGCTAATTGCATAGTTCAATAATGTGTCATCGTTAAGTGCGTCAGCAGCAAGAGAAAGTTTTTGCAATGATTGTTTCATATAACGACTATCTGCATTTCGAATCACGTCAACAAATTGAAAAGCGGCAACCTGGTACATTCCCATTTCGTAGAGCATGAGACCCAAAACATATTTGATGCGCATTCTTTGTGATACAAAACGAGGGTCACGAGTCATTTTAAAAAGGCGACTACTAGCAGTGGCATAATCTGGAGGATCAAGCTTTGTTAATGCCAAGGCATTTTTAAGTTCTTGCTCTGCTTGTGCTGATAGTGAGGGCGTTTCAGAAACCTGAGCTGATTTGGGCGCAACATTTGAAGGCCTAGGTTTATTTGTTTGGCGAACGCGATTATCTGGAATAAATTTTTTCTTTTTCTGAGCATACCCAACACCGCCAGAAGCCATGCAACAGATCAGAGTTAACAAAAACCATTTTTTCGTAAAAGTTTTTTTAAGGCGCTTCATCGATATTTCGCTCCTGGAAAGAAGAAACTCATGCCTATCGTTCCATGAAGGTTTGTGAATGTGCCACTTGGCCTACTTGTTACTGATGTATCTGATTTGTATGCAAACCAACTGATATCCCATCTAAAAGCAAGCCACTGAGTAATGGCAAAAAGCTGGCCAGCACCTAAATGCAACGTTGGAGGTTGTGTACCTTGATTTGTTCCAGTTACACCTCCACCTAATAAAAAGTAGAGATCAAAGGGAACAATCTTTGTATTTGTGAATCCAACTTTTCCGTATATAGGTGACCACTTGAAATCTAAACCATAATAAGAAGTAGGCGTTGCAAGAGCTGCCGTACCAACAAATCGTTCACTGTTAAGTTCGCTTGTAACTGTTTTTGAAGTAGTACTAAAACCAGTCGCAAGGGCTTCAACACCGTAATGCTCATTGAAGTGATAACCAAATCTTCCACCGAAAACAATGTTGTTAAAAAAAGCATCGTTCATTACAAGACCAAAATTTGGAAAAAATTCAAAACGCTTTGTTTTTGGCAAAAACCTTTTATTAATAACCGCAATATCACTAAACGGAGCCAATGTACCAAGCCCCGAAAGTTCAGCACGCTTGCGTGGTTGATTTGTCGCAGGTGTTACAGGTATTGGTGTTGCCGCAGGCATTGCATCTAGCTCTGATTTAATTTCTGATTCATCTGGAGGTGCTGGCTCAAGTGAATTAGGAGCAGGTGACCAAGAAGGATTTGGGTTTACTGGAACACTTGGATCAAAAGGAATTTCTTGCGCCCACGCACTCATACTGAGTGCGCTCACTAGCACGAGTGAAAAAATAAACTCTCTTGATAATACCTTTATCACTTTAACCATCCTTGGCTAAAAATGCTCTGTACTTATGCGCACATACTTAAAGAGACGGTAAAAAGTAAACCGCTCCAACTGTTAATAGAACGTTCACAAAATTTGTTTTTTGCACTGTTCGTAATACTACGTCTTCTTGTTGATAAAACAATGTTCTTATATCTGCTTTAATACCAAAATTACGCGTGAAGAAAAATCTTTGGCTTAATCCCAACGAGAAACTTACACTGCTATCAGATTGTACATTTGAAGCAACTCCCATGAGCCCCACTCCTGCAAGACCAGCGATGGTGAGATTCATGACTCGTTGTTTTGTAATGCTGATTTTTCCGTAATAGGGAGTAAATTCATATTCCAAAAGACCCAAGAATTTTGGCGCTGGCGCACGCTCAAATGGAATTTCGTTGCCCGCAGAAACGGTAGATTGTAATTGGCCAACATAATTTGTGCGTCCAGAAATAAAGTATGCGCCTAAAAGACCGATGCCATGCATTTCGCTAAAATGATAATTTAATGTCACACCAAGCGGATAACTGTTAAACCAAGGGTCATTGAGTGTCGCTCCACTAAAACCACCTAATTCAAAACGAGATTTCATGGGCGATAGACGCTTTTTCACAGCCTCTGGTTGGTCAAAGATTGGCGTAACACTCTCACGCGCCAACTCTTCTTCTGGAAATTCGATGACCTCAGACCTTGCAACAATAGAGATGATATTCATAGCGAAAACAACAGCAAGGATCAGCTTCATTTGCGGCTCCTTGTTTTAGCTGTTGTTTTTTTAATAGGTGTGACTTTTGAAAGTGCACCGAAATCTAAAATAAGATCTACAATTTCTCTTACAGCGCCGTAGCCACCTTCAATTTTAGTCACATAGTGAGCTGCTTTTTTTACTTTTGCCACGGCATTAGGAACCGTTGCCGCAAAGCCAACTTGTTCAAGTATTGGTATGTCAAAAATTTCATCGCCGATATAAGCAATCTCTTCTTTTTTAAATCCAGTATTTTGAAGTATCTCTTTGAAAGGGCCAGTTTTATCTGCGAACTCTAAATAAAAATGTTTAATATTGAGAAAGCTCATCCGCTGGATGACGTCATCAGATTTACCACCAGAAATAACGCCCACTTCGTAGCCCGCATCCATGAGTAGTTTCATTCCCACGCCGTCCTTGACATGAAAAAATCGGCGCCATTTACCATCATCACTTATCCATAAACGCCCATCGGTGAGAACACCATCTACATCACAAATGAGCATCCGGACTTTTTTAAGTCTCTGTTGAAGGTGGCGCATACAAATAATATTGTGTCAAAGATAGACGATAAATACTAGTAATCCCACAAACTTCTCGCGAGTTCTCGACAGACGTCGAGGTCTAGTTACGAGGTTGAGATTCGATCAATAACCCCTCAGTTTGCCAAAGTAGCTTGAGTTTACTTTTATCAATAATGACATGTTTTTTAATATCAGAATGCAATCTTGTGAGAAGCTCATAAGCCGTAAATGTGTCACCTAGCTTAAGATACAGGAGCGCTAAATTGTGCCGAAAAATAAATGTATGTTCTAAATTACTAGAAAGCCTCAATCCCTCATAAAGATACTTAATACCTAGTTTTGGATTATAATAACCGCCCGATTGAGTAACTGAATGCACATTTGCTAAAATGCCAAAGGTGTTTTGAACGACTATAGGTGAGTCGTTTAAGGTCATCGCGATTTTTAAATGCTCAACTGCTTCGTCAAATCTCAATTCATCTATATATGCATTTGCCAAATTATTTCGCGCTTGACGACTTAAAGGATAAACCTCGACTACACGTTCCCATAACGTCATATCTGATTTCCATATGCGACTATAAGAATAACTAAAAAATGGAAGGCTCAATAAAAAAACAATCCCCACACAACGTGCAGTCGCTAGGCCATATTTCCATCGAGGAGCTATGTCTCTGATGAGCATTAAGAATAAAACAGTAAAGCCCACAATGGGAATATAAAGATACCTATCGTTGATGTAATTTGAGCGAGGTAATAATTGTAAGACAGGTAGTAAAAAACAACTTACAAAGCCTATAAAAATTAAATAAGTTTTATCTCGAGTTTTACGCCATACATAATACACACAACCCAAAAGCAAAATAACTAGAAGTACCGTAAAAACAGAGAGAAAATTAAATGTGTATGGCGGATAAATAATGGAATACCCAATCGGGTAAAGTAGTGCCTTCACATACAGGCCAATGAGATTTAAAACCACCACAGGCAAATGTAAGAGGCGTTCACCATCAAATAGTTTTGATAAAGTTATTTGATCAAATGCACGAATACGAACGATAAAAAACAAGACGGAAATTATTATGAACCCGCTGTACTTTTTTATAAGTTCATTGATCGTAGTTTTTTGCGTCAAGCATTCAATAAGCATGAAATAAAAAGGCAGTAAAATTCCAACAGATTTGCATAACAATGAAACCAAATAAAATAACCCCGAGAGGATTAAATTTTTATTTTTTACCTCAAAGTTAAGTAAATATTTTGCATGAAAAACAAGGGCTAACCAAATAAACACTCCAGCCAAAAGTGAGTTCCTATTGCTTGCCCACATCAACACTTCTGTTTGCACAGGGTGAACTGCAAATACAAAACAAATAATATAGCGCCAGCTTCGAAGCAAAGAAAGTTGCTTTAAAAAATAAAACACCAAGTAGATGTTCAATAGATGTAAAATAAAATTAATAGAGTGAGTGGCAACTGGGTTTATACCAAAAAACTTCACATCAAACCAAAGAGACATTAATGTTAAGGGTAGATAGTCTCTGTAATAATTCTGGGTGAAAACTGTTGTCAGCATCTCATAGAAAGAAAACTTTAAAATTTCATTATTCGTAATAAGTTCAAGATCATCATAGTTAAACCAACCAACATTAAAAACTTGGATATATGTAATGGTGGTAACTAAAAATAGCACATAAAGAAACACACCATCTTGATACTGTCTCAAGAATTCAAACCAAGACCTTCTTTGGTTTGGCCCCATATTGTATTTAACGAACCCGAGCTTTGAGAATATCTTGAAGATGCAGAAGCCCAACGGGCTTATTGCCTTGATTTTTTGATTTATCAATTACAAATAACGTTTGAATTGCAAATTGTTCCATTAAAAATAAAGCGCGCTCTGCCATTTCGTTAGCATCAACAATTTTAGGATTTTTACCCATGATATCTTGAGCCATCTCATTTAGCGGATTAATACTTTTATCAAGACGGCGGCGTAAATCTCCGTCAGTGATTGTACCAATCAAAGCTCCGTCACTATCAACAACGCCGCAAACTCCGCGCACTTCTTTTGCTGTCATTTTTGAAATTACTTCTTTCATTTTAGTATCAGGAGTCACCACAGAAACAGCTTCTCCAGAGTGCATCAAATCACTCACACGGGTGAGTAACCTTCGCCCTAAACTTCCCCCCGGGTGAAACTGTGCAAAGTCTTCTTTTTTAAATCCACGTTTAGTCAAAACAGCAACCGCAAGGGCATCACCCATAGCAAGGGTTGCCGTTGTGCTGGCCGTGGGAGCTAAACCCAAGGGGCATGCTTCTTCTTTAACCGATACATCAAGAGAAATATCACTAGCTAAAGCGAGTGTAGATTTTTTGTTTCCCGTTAACGAAATGAGACGCAAACCCTTACGCTTTGCAAATTCAATGAGGTCATGCATTTCATCTGTTTCACCACCATATGATAATGCCAACACAACATCATTTTGAGATACGACTCCAAGATCTCCATGAGAAGTTTCAGCAGGATGAACAAATATGGCGGGTGTACCGGTTGATGATAAAGTCGATGCGATCTTACGTGCGATTTGCCCTGATTTACCCATCCCAGTGACGACGACTTTCCCGTTGCAATCTATGAGCATGCCAACAGCTTCATCGAATTTATTATCTAATTTATTTTTGAGATCTAAGATGGCTTGAGCTTCAATATCAAATACGCGCTTAGCTTCACCAATCAACGACATTTTAATTCCTCATTCGTGCTGAATAAAACTCTCGAGCTTTTTTCTTTGTGGAAGAATCTTTATCTGCTTTAACTTTTTTCTGAGTTTTTACCACTGAAACCTTTGTTGCCACTTTAGGTGAACGCCTCTTATTAAGACTTTGGTTAAGTGCGGCTTCAAC
It encodes:
- a CDS encoding tetratricopeptide repeat protein, which produces MIKYLVILLSCALTLSLFGCSSGAKKETDTSKSVANQSGDEDDEDDAPSSPELSENSEKAPVPQSTMAEYYKKFNDARLSKNYRVAQEVAAEILAINPNDLKVINALGIMAIEQGRYDLARLLFNKVLAKDPNNTSVLNNLGLVEFRTDNLRSALSRFKRAVEIDGTNRAAHANLGNIYLQNRNYPNAAIELQAAVDNGDKSLDTLNNLGIALTHTGKFEQAIDTYERAVAKDENNSTVLLNYSVLLVEHMNRPKKALKFLNKIRLASNDSAILDKVNQLAKKAETASKSSTEKESSD
- a CDS encoding outer membrane beta-barrel domain-containing protein; translation: MKLILAVVFAMNIISIVARSEVIEFPEEELARESVTPIFDQPEAVKKRLSPMKSRFELGGFSGATLNDPWFNSYPLGVTLNYHFSEMHGIGLLGAYFISGRTNYVGQLQSTVSAGNEIPFERAPAPKFLGLLEYEFTPYYGKISITKQRVMNLTIAGLAGVGLMGVASNVQSDSSVSFSLGLSQRFFFTRNFGIKADIRTLFYQQEDVVLRTVQKTNFVNVLLTVGAVYFLPSL
- a CDS encoding KpsF/GutQ family sugar-phosphate isomerase, coding for MSLIGEAKRVFDIEAQAILDLKNKLDNKFDEAVGMLIDCNGKVVVTGMGKSGQIARKIASTLSSTGTPAIFVHPAETSHGDLGVVSQNDVVLALSYGGETDEMHDLIEFAKRKGLRLISLTGNKKSTLALASDISLDVSVKEEACPLGLAPTASTTATLAMGDALAVAVLTKRGFKKEDFAQFHPGGSLGRRLLTRVSDLMHSGEAVSVVTPDTKMKEVISKMTAKEVRGVCGVVDSDGALIGTITDGDLRRRLDKSINPLNEMAQDIMGKNPKIVDANEMAERALFLMEQFAIQTLFVIDKSKNQGNKPVGLLHLQDILKARVR
- a CDS encoding tetratricopeptide repeat protein encodes the protein MKSTFLKLLVLTAVLTASPSLFAKVNKSKKSVGKAAKVTKSLPAKKKTVGDMLEDIDTKSRGAQNLSIKKQTLALPDVQKTNTSNMPLFEVKPPKSSELFKEAGSDDERLEQITDQGINELYKLTRKYAKSKNRGELWLRLAELYVEKAKYIEYRIQKTYDEQLNAYLAKKISKPRLNLTPSRDYNLKAIKLYEWFLRDFPNDPKVDQALFFLGYNHMEMDQIKKGVGFYQRLTKEYPNSSYVSEAYFALGEYYFDNDKWADALKSYTDLLKNPRARLYTFANYKIAWCQYRMGRVGQGLKTLEQVIKQSRAPTDLEKVEGRRAVSKIRLGSEALKDAVLFYVDVGNYQSSRQYFYQLGGEKAVWIMLEKLAYLYSDTGRKEQAQFVFKQLLEHNPIAPKAFDYQYQIVTNFATSKNQKVYRDELYNWVDRYSVDSTWGRANANNPKLIEDSNILREMALRNYTLQLHRNAQNSQRKQDMHLVKEAYQLYLNKFTEGVKSTEMHFFYAELLFALGDFDNAGKQYRIVAEKDPRGKYFQPAVLNSLLSLEKSLKSDEQVKQIVGNSLESVPFGEIENAFVSAAEYYITTFPKGDKVVDVKFKVGRLHYSYNHLDDALKNFKLVVAQHPRTPFAVYSANLILDIYNLRKDYDGLAREGNQLIRNKDLAQQGFTADVKDVVEKVSFKKAQDLEVAKNYEASANSFAEFARNNPKSSLAFSAIFNAGVNYERAHKIPQAIGFYSRAGRTPSKGNEKLYQKSILLLGKLYEQTAQYEKAAVQYEKYAKENPNDKVTPDLYHNSAIFWEGQKEFGRAIVNYEKYYEKSRRRDRTLALFTIASINEKLNRLKLAQAGYERYLKEGGNDPEKVVEANFKIADINFKLNKIPEAEKGYQRTVAVGHALSEKSKGAGQVWAAEAKFRLTERVYNDFVSIRIPANPQKQGQAIKEKLGLLTKLSTHLAEVIKYDEGNMVIASLTRLGQAYEHMSKAVWNTAIPAGLNKEEEGAYKKGIDGVAEPLKQKAVENYTAAINKSFEINFYNKWTKLSLSKMGEYQPDRYSAPKEIMFHGNKSDDMGIM
- a CDS encoding outer membrane beta-barrel domain-containing protein, yielding MSAWAQEIPFDPSVPVNPNPSWSPAPNSLEPAPPDESEIKSELDAMPAATPIPVTPATNQPRKRAELSGLGTLAPFSDIAVINKRFLPKTKRFEFFPNFGLVMNDAFFNNIVFGGRFGYHFNEHYGVEALATGFSTTSKTVTSELNSERFVGTAALATPTSYYGLDFKWSPIYGKVGFTNTKIVPFDLYFLLGGGVTGTNQGTQPPTLHLGAGQLFAITQWLAFRWDISWFAYKSDTSVTSRPSGTFTNLHGTIGMSFFFPGAKYR
- a CDS encoding HAD hydrolase family protein, giving the protein MRHLQQRLKKVRMLICDVDGVLTDGRLWISDDGKWRRFFHVKDGVGMKLLMDAGYEVGVISGGKSDDVIQRMSFLNIKHFYLEFADKTGPFKEILQNTGFKKEEIAYIGDEIFDIPILEQVGFAATVPNAVAKVKKAAHYVTKIEGGYGAVREIVDLILDFGALSKVTPIKKTTAKTRSRK